Genomic segment of Streptomyces sp. NBC_01210:
TCGATTATGGGTGGCCGTGCGTCCCACTCAACGTCCGTTCGGCGCCCGGGTCATGACAGGTCGTCATCGCTACGTTCTCATCATCCGGCAATGAAGGGCTCATCATGAGACCGGCCGAGTCTGGCCGCATGAGCATTCAGAAGACTCCCCGCCCGACCGCGCCTGGCGGCGCTCGTCGCGCTGCCCGTCCTCGCCTTTTCCGCTGCCTGCGGCGGGGCGGGCGGCAGGGCGGGCTTTCCCGACTTCCGGGGCTCCCGGCGGCTGCGACCGGAAGCGCCCAGGACTGGGTGGAAGCTTGCGGGGCGCACACGAGCGGCGCGCCGGGGTCCTGTCGAAGCGTTATCGACTGCCGTGCCCGTACACGGCTCAGTCTTCGTCAGCAGCCGTCGCGGCAACCGCGGAGACGACGTCGCCGACCACGACACGCGCCTGCTTCTCTGGCACACCGGCCGCAATGAGCACGGCGACCGCGACCCGGGTCCCGTCGTCCTCGAGCGCCCCGGTGTTGACCTCCTCCAAGAGAGCGACCGTGATCGCTTCCAGCCCGGCGCTCAGCACGGCGGCCGACAGAAGGGTGTGGAAGGCGCCGTCCCTCTGCCCTCGCTCCAGGATGGCAGTGGCCGCGTCACGGGCCGGCTTGAGGATCTCGGTCACCCGTTCCGCGCCCAGGTCGTGCCGGGCCAGAGCCTGGAGCATCCGGTAGCGGTCCCCCACCGGCCACGTCGACAACAAGAAGTGCGCGAGTGCCCGCTCCGCCGGCTCCTCCGGCTTCACTCCCGCCACCACCGCGGCCCGGAGGGTCTCGGAAGCTTCCTCGGCCAGCGCCTCCAGAAGCGCCGCCCGTCCCGGGAAGTGACCGAAGAGAGTGCGCCGCACGACACCGGAAGCCCGAGCCAGTTCCTCCAGGGTGACGTCCGGGTTCCGCCCCAACTCCCGACGCGCCGTCGTCAGGATGCGCGCCCGGTTGGACCGCGAATTGCGTCGCTGCGGCTCGCGGGCAACCTTCTTGGTCACGAAAACCTCGGTGGATCGATTCGGCGAACGGCAGAGCGGAACGAACAGAATCTCCATTCTGACATGCGACCTCCGATGCGGTCCGGAGCCGTGGGCGGGTGGTGGGCGAGGCGGACCGGCGTGCGTAGCAGTCGCCGACCGGCCACAGGGTGAGGACGAAGCGGGCCAGGGCGCTCGCGGGATCAGGGTCGGAGTACTGACGGCGAGGCGAAGGCGGCGAGTTAATTGCACATCCACGAGCAAGAAGCTAATCTGCTCATGGATGTGCAAATAACTCGCTGCCTTGGGAGCCCCCCGTGCCCTTCCTTGCCAACACACCCGTCGAGAAGATGACCGGGCCGTACGTACGGCGCTGGTGGGCGCTGATCGTGCTCTGCCTGAGCCTGCTGATCGTCGTCATGGCGAACACGTCGCTGATCGTGGCCGCGCCCGACATGACTCAGGATCTGAACCTGAGCAGCAGCGAGCTGCAGTGGGTCATTGACGGCTACACCGTCCCGTACGCCGCGCTGATGCTGGTCCTCGGCGCGATCGGCGACAAGTACAGCCGCCGAGGCGCCCTCATCACCGGCCTGCTGATCTTCGCGGGCGGTTCGGTGATGGGCAGCCTCGTCGACCAGACCGCGCTCGTCATCACGGCCCGCGCGATCATGGGCGTCGGCGCCGCCGTGGTCATGCCGGCCACGCTGTCCCTGCTCGTCGCCACCTTCCCGAAGGCCGAGCGCGTCAAGGCCATCACCGCTTGGAGTGCCACCTCCGGCCTCGCCATCGCCGTCGGCCCGCTGGTGGCCGGATGGCTGCTGGAGGACCACTCCTGGGGCTCGACCTTCCTGATCAACGTGCCGATCGCCGTCGTCGCCATTATCGGCGCGCTGGTGCTGATTCCGCCGTCCAAGGCGGAAGGCATGGGCCGGATCGACTACGTCGGCGGTCTGCTCTCCATCGTCTCCATCGGCTCCCTGGTCTACGCGACCATCGAGGGCCCGCACTTCGGCTGGGGCGCCGGCCCCGTCACCGCGGCCGTGGTGGCCGGAGTCGGTCTCGTGGCCTTCGTGGCCTGGGAGCTGCGCCACCCGCACCCCATGCTGGACGTGCGCAAGTTCCGACTGCGCCCGTTCACCGGCTCGATGATCGCGGTGTTCTTCTTCTTCTTCGGCACCTTCGGCGCGATCTACTACTCCACGCAGTACCTGCAGTTCATCCTCGGCTACGACCCGCTGGAGACGGGTGTACGACTGCTGCCGCTGGCCGGAGCCGTCTTCGTGGGCGCCGCGGTGACCGGGCGCCTGACCCCGAAGCTGGGCGTGAAGCCGATGGTGGTGACCGGCATGGTCATCGGTACGGTCGGCGTCTTCTTGCTCACGCAGATCGACAAGGGCTCGACGTACACCGACTTCCTGGCCCCGATGATGATGCTCGGTTTCGCGATCGGCCTGAGCGTCTCCCCGGCCACCGACACCATCATGGACTCCTTCCCCGAGTCGGAACTCGGCGTCGGCGGCGGCGCCAACGACACCTCGCTGGAACTGGGTGGCTCTCTCGGCATCGCGTTGCTGGGCTCGCTTCTCGGTACGGCCTACCGGGACGAGCTGGCCGACCTGGTCGGCGGCCGGCTGCCGACCGCGGCGATGGAGACGGCCAAGGACTCGGTGGGCGGCGGCCTCGCGGTCGCGGAGCAGATCGCCAAGAACCCCGCAGGCGGGGCTCAGCAGGCACAGGCCCTGGTCGACGCCGTCCACGAAGCCTTCGCCCACAGCATCGCCCAGACCAGCCTCGTCGGGGGAATCATCATGGCCGCCGGGACGATAATCGTCCTCGCCGTTCTCCCCGGCCGCCGGGCCACACGAAAGCACCGGCGGGAAGAACCGCCGGCGGCGGCAGCCAGCGCGGGCGAGGAGGACTCCGCCTTCGTCTGAGAATCCTGGTCCTCGTCCTCAGCCCACCACACTCAACGACGAATAGGTCGGCGCATGACTCTCCCGAAGCCAACGCCGGCCACCACCGCGGGACCGGCGCCTCGTCGGGCATCGGCGCCGACATCGCCCGCGAGGTGGCTCACCGAGGCCACGGCATCACCCTGGTGGCCGGCGCGAGGACCGGCTGCGCCACCTCGCCGCCGAGCTCGCCGGCACCGTCCGGGTCGAGGCCATCGCCTGCGACGTGGCCGATGCGAGCCGCGCGCGGCTGTTCGGCACGGTCGCGGAGCGCGGCCTGACGGTGTACGTCCTGGTCACAACGGGATCGGCACAGTCGACTCGGTCGTCCACTGGCCGGTCGACCCTCCTCGCGGGGTCGCCACCGGGGTCGTGCTCATGTGGCCCACTGCCAGGGCAACCCGTGATGAGGACAGCGGAATGACGTCGAACCAGTCCCCCGCGCCTTTGGCGGACTCGTGCAGCCGGGCCACCTCTGCGGCCTCCGCGGGCAGAAGGCAGTCGACCGCTCGGGGCGAGCGATCGTGAGGCCCAGGGGTGCAAGACTGCGACGGAACTCGTCTCCCGGACCCCTGGGCCCGTTTCGATGACTATCGGGCTGTTTGCTTCTCTTGGTGTCGTCGACAGGTTCCTCCTTCCGCCGTAGGGCGCGGCCCTCTATCCGGAGCCGACGCGGGCATGCAGCTCGAACCACACCACCTTCCCGGCGCTTGTCCGGTCGCTGCCCCAGGAGCGGGACAGCAGGGTCAGCATGTACAGTCCGCGCCCCTCCTCCTCGTGCTCGCGGGCCTGGCGCCTCGTGGGTCCGGAAGGGTTCGCATCCTCGATCTCGCAACGTATCCCGGGGTGCCGGGAAGGCCGGCAGAAGGTGAGCCGGACCGGCCCCCACGCATGGCACAGGGCGTTGGTGACCAGTTCGCTGACGAGCAGCTCCGTGTCGTCGATCTGCTCGTGGAGCGCCCATTGAGCCAGCTGGGTGCGGACGATTCGCCGTGCTTCTCGCACCGAGGACGGTTCGGGTGGCAGGAGCCAGGACCTTCTACGGGGGCTCTCGTCCGGAGGAACGCCGAGCCCGGCCTGCCGTGTCGGACCGGCCGCAAACTCAGGCATGGGTGCCGTGAACGGTTTCATGCCGCCCCGACCTCCATGGCCTGAGCGGTGGGAGCGGACCTGACGTCGGGCAGGAGCTCACCCATGTCCTCGAACACCGTCACACCGTTGCAGAGGAGGCCCCAACCCTGCTCAGGGTGGTAGGCCACGAGGCGGGCGGCGTCATGGTCGGGCGCGGTTGAGGATGGGCAGGGTGGCTGGTGCTGGCACATTGCTCGGACCTTCGATTCTCCGCCCGACTGGGGCGGATCTCGGATGACGCGACCATCATGTGCCGACGACCAGTGTGTCGGGAGGGGATAAATCCCCGTATCGATACCTGAGCCGCCCGAAGCGGGCCTGGTGGGCATCGTAGGGTGACGGCGCAATCGCTCCGTGTGCGCCGCTACTGCGGATCCCCGCGTTTCACCCGCCCCCTTCACTGACCGGCCGGCGCCTCATCACTGGCTGGCCGCCACCTCCCGAGGGGGCCACGAAGCCGGGGCCGAGGAGCCGTACAGGGCCCATTCCGCCGCCCTGTCGCGTCCCATCCTCGCTCCGCGCCGGACTGCCGCGGTGTATCTGCGCTCGCCGAGCTCGGTGCGTAGACGGATTTCGGTCCTCTCGTGTCCCGCGGCCAGGTGCTGGAACCCCGACTGCGAGATCCCTACGGAACGCCCCACGACCTCCGCCGCGCCCAGCAGCCGGGCACCGTCTTCCGCCTCGCCGGCTGAGGCGGCGGCCCAGGCAAGCGCCTCCAGGCAGAGGGCGATTCCCCATCCGTCCCCTACGACCCGGCGGGTCTTCAGGGCGTCGCGCAGGAGTTCTGCCGCATGGCGTGGCTCACCCTGGCGCCAGCGGTAAAGCCCGAGCGCCCACAGGGCGTAGGAGCGGGACCAGGGCGCGTGTGCCTCATCGCACAGGTCCAGGCACTCCTTCCCGACATCCGCCGCACGAGGATCGTCGGACATGGCACACGCCACGGTGAGCTGATACAGGGCGGTCATCAAGCCGTTGCGATCACCGGCCGCGCGGTGGCCTTCCACGGCTTTCTCCAGAAGGCCGATCGCCTGGCGGAAGTCGCCTTCGTAGAGCGCACAGCCGCCCAGGAACTGCTCGGCGTGGACCAGGGTGGTTGTATCGCGAAGCCGGAGAGCGAGGGCCCGGCACTCCTCCAGCTGCGGCAGCGCGGAGGACGTGTCGCCACGGAGCACCGACAGCCAGCCGTCCACCCACAGCGCCTTGCCGCGGGCCACCGTGTCCTGGGGTGCGAGCGCCAGCGCCCTGCCGAGCCAGTGGCGGCCCTCGCTGAGGAACCCGCTGCACAGCCAGTGGAACCACAGCGAGGCGGCGATATCCAGCCCCTCCTGCACCTGGCCGGGCTCGCTGAGGCAGAACTCCAGGGCGGTGCGGAGGTTGGCGTGCTCACTCTGCAGCCGGGCGAGCCAGGTCTCCTGGCGCGGGCTCAGCCACTCCGCCTCCGCGCGGTCCACCAGCCGGCGGTACCAGTCCCGGTGGCGTTGCTGCAGGGCCGGCTTCTGCCCGGCCTCGGCCAGGCGCTCCGCGCCGTACTGCCGGATCGTTTCCAGCAGGCGGTACCGCACCTCGGCACCCTGCTCCTCCCGGATCAGAACCGACTTGTCGACCAGCCCGGCCACCAGGTCGAGGATGCTCTCCTCGGGTATGCCGTCACCGGAACAGACCGCTTCGACCGCGTCCAGCCCGCAGCTCCCGGCGAAGACCGATGTGCGCGCCCACACCCGCTGCTCACCGGGGGAACACAGATCAAAGCTCCAGTCGATCGAGGCGCGCAGGGTCTCGTGGCGGGGCAGGTCCGCCGTGGTGTTGTCAGGGGACAGTTCGAGTCGCTCGTCCAGACGCCGGAGGATCTCTTGGGGCGTGAACGTCTTGAGTTGCGCCGCGGCCAGTTCGATGGCGAGCGGGATGCCGTCCAGACGCCGGCAGAGCCGGACGACCGTCTCCAGGTTTTCGGGGCCGAGGGTGAACTCCGGCGACGCCTCCGCCGCCCGCCGCTGGAACAGTCTGACCGCTGCATAGTGAGCGGCTGCCTCGGGGCGGAGCGTTCGATGGGGCTCAGGCACGGCCAGTGCCGGCACCGAGAGGACGGACTCGCCGTACACCCCCAGGGGCTGGCGGCTGGTGGCCAGCACGCGCAGCCGGGGAGCCGCGCGCAGCAGGCGGTCGGTGAGCGCCGCGCAGCCGTCCAGGATGTGCTCGCAGTTGTCCAGGACCAGCAGGGAACGCGTGTCACGAAGGCGGTCGCAGAGCAGGTCCGACGGGTGCCGGGCCGACTGGTCCCGCAGGCCGATTCCGGTCGCGACGGTCTGCGCGAGCAGCCCTTCGTCCTCCAGTGCGCCGAGCTCGACCAGCCAATCGCCGTCCGGGAACGCCCTTCGCACCTCGTCGGCAACTCCCGTTGCCAGCTTGGTCTTGCCCACGCCACCCACACCCGTGAGGGTCACCAGGCGGGAATGCCGCAGCATCTTTTTGGCCTCGGCGAGCTGCTGTCGGCGGCCGATCAGGTAGGACTCGTCGCCGAAGGAAGCGCCCCGCCGTAGGTGGGGACCGGTGCCATTGGCGCCGTGGGCGGACATAACACCATGGTTGCACCTGCGGCGGGAGCACCGGATTTCCTCTCCCGCCCCTCCGCCGGGCGGAGGCGTCCGGAGCCGCCGCGCGGGGACGGCCGGAGCCGCAGAGGAATAGGCTGGACGGGTCGGCCCGGTTCACGAACGGCCTGTGGCTCCGTGGATCGGACCGATCCGAGGAATCGATGGCTGTCGTGGCACCAAGCGTCTCGACGCGTCGGCAGGAGGGCAGGCTGCCTGCCGAGGTGACGAGCTTCGTGGGACGTCGGCACGAGGTGGCCGAGGTCCGCAACAGGCTGTCCGGATCGCGTCTGGTGACGCTCACGGGTGTGGGGGGAGTCGGCAAGACGCGGCTGGCGTCACATGTCGCAGCCGAGGTCCGATCGGCGTTTGCGGACGGTGTGTGGCTCGTCGAACTCGCGGGCCTGGAGAATTCCGAGCTGCTCACCCAGACCGTCGCCGAAGCGCTGGAGATCCGTGACCACTCCTCCCGCGGGCCACTGGACATCCTCACCGAACATCTCCGGGACAAGCGCACACTGGTGATCCTGGACAACTGCGAGCACCTGCTGCCGCAGTGCGCGGTGCTGGCCGATTCCCTGCTTCGCTCCGCCCCCGATCTGAAGATCCTGGCCACCAGTCGGCAGGTGTTGGGCCTCCCTTACGAGCACACCCTGGCCGTGCCGACGCTGGGCCTGCCGAGCACCGGGAAACCCCGGCTGTCCCTCAAGTCGCTGGCCCGGTGCGACGCCGTACGGCTGTTCACCGAGAGGGCGGGCGCCGTCCTGCCCGGGTTCTCCGTCACCGAGGCCAACCGTGAAGCAGTGGAACGGATCTGCCGGCAGCTGGACGGCATCCCTCTGGGAATCGAGCTTGCCGTCGTCCGGCTGCGGGCCCTGTCCGTACAGCAGTTGCTGGAGCGGCTGGACGACCGTTTCCAGCTGCTGACCGCGGGTTCACGGGCGGTGCTCCCGCGCCACCAGACACTGCGCGCGCTGATCGACTGGAGTTACGTTCTGTGCACCGGTCAAGAGCGGCTGCTCTGGGCTCGCGCCTCGGTGTTCACCGGCGGCTTCGATCTGGAGGCGGCCGAGGAGATCTGCTCCGGCGACGGCATCAGCCGTGAAGAGGTCCTCGATGTGGTGACTGGACTCGTCGACAAGTCGGTCCTTCTCAGGGAGGAGCCCCATTCGACGGTGCGCTACCGACTGTTGGACACACTGCGGCAGTACGGCCGGGAGCAGCTCGTCGCAGCTGGGCAGACGGCACCTTTGCAACGCCGCCACCGTGACTACTACCGGCGGCTGGCGGCCGAAGCGCGTGCCGAGTTGTTCGGCCCGTCCCAAGTGGCCTGGTTCGCACGGCTCCACCTGGAGCACACCAATCTGCGCACTGCCCTGGAGCAGAGCTTCGCCGAACCCGGGGAGGCCGAGACCGGCCTGAGCATGGCCTCGGACCTGCTCTACCACTGGATCACCAGCTACTACCTCGGCGAGGGACGGCGCTGGCTGGACGAGGGGCTCGCCGTCTGCACCGAACCGAACCAGGTACGCGCCCGAGCGCTGTGGACCAACAGCTGGCTGGCCGTCATCCAGTCGGAGACCGCCGCTGCGGCGGCCATGCTCGAGGAGAGCGGGAAACTCGGGAAACAGCTCGCGGACGAGTCCGTAGTCGCCTACACCGCGCTGTACTCCGGCATGATCGCCATGTATCGGGGGGACGCCGAATCCGCGATCGGGCTCTACGAGGACGCGGTGGCCCGGCACC
This window contains:
- a CDS encoding TetR family transcriptional regulator; the encoded protein is MTKKVAREPQRRNSRSNRARILTTARRELGRNPDVTLEELARASGVVRRTLFGHFPGRAALLEALAEEASETLRAAVVAGVKPEEPAERALAHFLLSTWPVGDRYRMLQALARHDLGAERVTEILKPARDAATAILERGQRDGAFHTLLSAAVLSAGLEAITVALLEEVNTGALEDDGTRVAVAVLIAAGVPEKQARVVVGDVVSAVAATAADED
- a CDS encoding MFS transporter, with product MPFLANTPVEKMTGPYVRRWWALIVLCLSLLIVVMANTSLIVAAPDMTQDLNLSSSELQWVIDGYTVPYAALMLVLGAIGDKYSRRGALITGLLIFAGGSVMGSLVDQTALVITARAIMGVGAAVVMPATLSLLVATFPKAERVKAITAWSATSGLAIAVGPLVAGWLLEDHSWGSTFLINVPIAVVAIIGALVLIPPSKAEGMGRIDYVGGLLSIVSIGSLVYATIEGPHFGWGAGPVTAAVVAGVGLVAFVAWELRHPHPMLDVRKFRLRPFTGSMIAVFFFFFGTFGAIYYSTQYLQFILGYDPLETGVRLLPLAGAVFVGAAVTGRLTPKLGVKPMVVTGMVIGTVGVFLLTQIDKGSTYTDFLAPMMMLGFAIGLSVSPATDTIMDSFPESELGVGGGANDTSLELGGSLGIALLGSLLGTAYRDELADLVGGRLPTAAMETAKDSVGGGLAVAEQIAKNPAGGAQQAQALVDAVHEAFAHSIAQTSLVGGIIMAAGTIIVLAVLPGRRATRKHRREEPPAAAASAGEEDSAFV
- a CDS encoding DUF5999 family protein, whose protein sequence is MCQHQPPCPSSTAPDHDAARLVAYHPEQGWGLLCNGVTVFEDMGELLPDVRSAPTAQAMEVGAA
- a CDS encoding ATP-binding protein, producing the protein MAVVAPSVSTRRQEGRLPAEVTSFVGRRHEVAEVRNRLSGSRLVTLTGVGGVGKTRLASHVAAEVRSAFADGVWLVELAGLENSELLTQTVAEALEIRDHSSRGPLDILTEHLRDKRTLVILDNCEHLLPQCAVLADSLLRSAPDLKILATSRQVLGLPYEHTLAVPTLGLPSTGKPRLSLKSLARCDAVRLFTERAGAVLPGFSVTEANREAVERICRQLDGIPLGIELAVVRLRALSVQQLLERLDDRFQLLTAGSRAVLPRHQTLRALIDWSYVLCTGQERLLWARASVFTGGFDLEAAEEICSGDGISREEVLDVVTGLVDKSVLLREEPHSTVRYRLLDTLRQYGREQLVAAGQTAPLQRRHRDYYRRLAAEARAELFGPSQVAWFARLHLEHTNLRTALEQSFAEPGEAETGLSMASDLLYHWITSYYLGEGRRWLDEGLAVCTEPNQVRARALWTNSWLAVIQSETAAAAAMLEESGKLGKQLADESVVAYTALYSGMIAMYRGDAESAIGLYEDAVARHQAVNDPVGLALALIRLSLVHSFLGDSPRAIAFGEESLRVCDTYGEGWHRAYTTMALGIEVWRQGDARRAAELEKASLIFNRSLDDPLGVGVNLEVLAWIAATEEQYERAARLLGVLQTVWQAIGAPLSGYGHLVKYHDECESRTSQALGATAFRAAVRKGSRLSYGEALGYALEEHLAAEPSGEDERPSPLTRRETEIARLVAQGLSNKEIAATLVIAQRTAEGHIEHILSKLGFTSRAQVAVWVFEHDRAADGDERAPQGGP
- a CDS encoding ATP-binding protein; its protein translation is MKPFTAPMPEFAAGPTRQAGLGVPPDESPRRRSWLLPPEPSSVREARRIVRTQLAQWALHEQIDDTELLVSELVTNALCHAWGPVRLTFCRPSRHPGIRCEIEDANPSGPTRRQAREHEEEGRGLYMLTLLSRSWGSDRTSAGKVVWFELHARVGSG
- a CDS encoding ATP-binding protein — protein: MSAHGANGTGPHLRRGASFGDESYLIGRRQQLAEAKKMLRHSRLVTLTGVGGVGKTKLATGVADEVRRAFPDGDWLVELGALEDEGLLAQTVATGIGLRDQSARHPSDLLCDRLRDTRSLLVLDNCEHILDGCAALTDRLLRAAPRLRVLATSRQPLGVYGESVLSVPALAVPEPHRTLRPEAAAHYAAVRLFQRRAAEASPEFTLGPENLETVVRLCRRLDGIPLAIELAAAQLKTFTPQEILRRLDERLELSPDNTTADLPRHETLRASIDWSFDLCSPGEQRVWARTSVFAGSCGLDAVEAVCSGDGIPEESILDLVAGLVDKSVLIREEQGAEVRYRLLETIRQYGAERLAEAGQKPALQQRHRDWYRRLVDRAEAEWLSPRQETWLARLQSEHANLRTALEFCLSEPGQVQEGLDIAASLWFHWLCSGFLSEGRHWLGRALALAPQDTVARGKALWVDGWLSVLRGDTSSALPQLEECRALALRLRDTTTLVHAEQFLGGCALYEGDFRQAIGLLEKAVEGHRAAGDRNGLMTALYQLTVACAMSDDPRAADVGKECLDLCDEAHAPWSRSYALWALGLYRWRQGEPRHAAELLRDALKTRRVVGDGWGIALCLEALAWAAASAGEAEDGARLLGAAEVVGRSVGISQSGFQHLAAGHERTEIRLRTELGERRYTAAVRRGARMGRDRAAEWALYGSSAPASWPPREVAASQ